In the genome of Kitasatospora cineracea, one region contains:
- a CDS encoding class I SAM-dependent methyltransferase, translating to MTELDSLPGIRAAYDAVAVRYAQQFTGTLRDRPVERALLAAFAESVRAGGGGEVADLGCGPGHITAHLRESGLRAFGVDASPAMVELARRANPGVRFEVGSMAALDLADGVLGGVLSRASLIHVPPPDLPAVLAEFARVLAPGGRLLIGCLATDDPAVPAQPYDHSVATAYRLSPDHLAGLLRGVGVHEVARVLCEPKPTDKRQFKELLLLAAKEPVH from the coding sequence ATGACCGAACTGGACTCCCTCCCCGGCATCCGGGCCGCCTACGACGCCGTCGCCGTGCGCTACGCGCAGCAGTTCACCGGCACCCTGCGCGACCGGCCGGTGGAGCGGGCGCTGCTGGCCGCGTTCGCCGAGTCGGTGCGGGCCGGCGGCGGGGGCGAGGTCGCGGACCTGGGCTGCGGGCCGGGGCACATCACCGCCCACCTGCGGGAGTCGGGGCTGCGGGCGTTCGGCGTCGACGCCTCCCCGGCGATGGTCGAGCTGGCCCGGCGGGCCAACCCGGGCGTGCGGTTCGAGGTCGGTTCGATGGCGGCGCTCGACCTCGCGGACGGCGTGCTGGGCGGGGTGCTCTCGCGGGCCTCGCTGATCCACGTCCCGCCGCCGGACCTCCCGGCCGTGCTCGCGGAGTTCGCCCGGGTCCTCGCCCCAGGCGGCCGGCTGCTGATCGGCTGCCTCGCCACCGACGACCCGGCGGTCCCGGCCCAGCCCTACGACCACTCGGTGGCGACGGCCTACCGCCTGTCCCCCGACCACCTGGCCGGGCTGCTGCGCGGCGTCGGCGTCCACGAGGTGGCCCGGGTGCTGTGCGAGCCGAAGCCCACCGACAAGCGGCAGTTCAAGGAACTGCTGCTGCTGGCCGCCAAGGAGCCGGTGCACTGA
- the egtD gene encoding L-histidine N(alpha)-methyltransferase, with protein MTGYRLTRLLPPDHLHHALRTDAREGLSGRPKRLPPKWFYDARGSELFEEITRLPEYYPTRAEREILADRAAAVAAATGARTLVELGSGSSEKTRLLLDALRAAGTLERYVPVDVSESALAAAGKSLIDDYPGLEVSAVLSDFTRSLGLPDGGGPRLVVFLGGTLGNLLPAERTGFLAGLRAQLMPGDWLLLGTDLVKDPAVLVAAYDDAAGVTAAFNRNLLSVLNRELSADFDPEQFAHVALWDAENEWIEMRLRSLRDQTVKITELGLPVHFEAGEELRTEVSAKFRRERVERELFAAGLRLTDWWTDEEGRFGLSLSRPFEDGSD; from the coding sequence ATGACCGGATACCGGCTGACCCGCCTGCTGCCCCCCGACCACCTGCACCACGCGCTGCGCACCGACGCCCGCGAGGGCCTGAGCGGCCGACCCAAACGGCTGCCCCCGAAGTGGTTCTACGACGCCCGCGGCTCCGAACTCTTCGAGGAGATCACCCGGCTGCCCGAGTACTACCCGACCCGGGCCGAGCGCGAGATCCTCGCCGACCGCGCCGCCGCCGTCGCCGCCGCCACCGGGGCCCGCACCCTGGTCGAACTCGGCTCCGGCTCCTCCGAGAAGACCCGCCTGCTGCTCGACGCGCTGCGCGCCGCGGGCACCCTGGAGCGCTACGTCCCGGTCGACGTCAGCGAGAGCGCCCTGGCGGCCGCCGGGAAGTCGCTGATCGACGACTACCCGGGGCTCGAGGTCTCCGCCGTGCTGTCCGACTTCACCCGCAGCCTGGGCCTGCCCGACGGCGGCGGGCCCCGCCTGGTCGTCTTCCTCGGCGGCACCCTCGGCAACCTGCTGCCCGCCGAGCGCACCGGCTTCCTGGCCGGCCTGCGGGCCCAGCTGATGCCCGGCGACTGGCTGCTGCTCGGCACCGACCTGGTCAAGGACCCCGCCGTCCTGGTCGCCGCCTACGACGACGCCGCCGGGGTCACCGCCGCGTTCAACCGCAACCTGCTGTCGGTGCTCAACCGCGAGCTGAGCGCCGACTTCGACCCGGAGCAGTTCGCGCACGTCGCCCTCTGGGACGCCGAGAACGAGTGGATCGAGATGCGGCTGCGCTCGCTGCGCGACCAGACCGTCAAGATCACCGAACTCGGCCTGCCCGTGCACTTCGAGGCCGGCGAGGAACTCCGCACCGAGGTCTCCGCGAAGTTCCGGCGCGAACGCGTCGAACGCGAGCTCTTCGCCGCCGGCCTGCGCCTGACCGACTGGTGGACCGACGAGGAGGGCCGCTTCGGGCTGTCGCTGTCCCGGCCCTTCGAGGACGGCTCCGACTAG
- the fabG gene encoding 3-oxoacyl-ACP reductase FabG, whose product MGRFDGKVAVVTGAAQGIGAATARRLAEEGAAVAVVDLTAERAEGTVAEIAAAGGTARAYGCDVADYDAVEALFAAVAEELGGVHVLVNNAGITRDNLFFKMPKQDWDAVLTVNLTSAYNCAHVAQKYFVAQKYGKIVSLSSRSALGNRGQANYAAAKAGIQGLTATLAIELGPFNVNVNAVAPGYIATSMTAATAERVGATPEDHQAEVAGRTPLRRVGRPEEVAAVVAFLASEDAAYVSGQTLYVNGGAR is encoded by the coding sequence ATGGGCAGGTTCGACGGCAAGGTCGCGGTGGTGACCGGCGCGGCGCAGGGCATCGGGGCGGCGACGGCCCGGCGGCTGGCCGAGGAGGGCGCGGCGGTGGCCGTGGTCGACCTCACCGCGGAGCGGGCCGAGGGCACCGTGGCGGAGATCGCCGCGGCGGGCGGCACCGCGCGGGCGTACGGGTGCGACGTCGCCGACTACGACGCGGTCGAGGCGCTGTTCGCCGCCGTGGCCGAGGAGTTGGGCGGGGTGCACGTCCTGGTCAACAACGCCGGGATCACCCGGGACAACCTGTTCTTCAAGATGCCCAAGCAGGACTGGGACGCCGTCCTGACCGTCAACCTGACCAGCGCCTACAACTGCGCGCACGTCGCCCAGAAGTACTTCGTCGCGCAGAAGTACGGCAAGATCGTGTCGCTCAGCTCGCGCTCCGCCCTCGGCAACCGCGGCCAGGCCAACTACGCGGCGGCGAAGGCCGGCATCCAGGGCCTCACCGCGACGCTGGCCATCGAGCTCGGCCCGTTCAACGTCAACGTGAACGCCGTCGCCCCCGGCTACATCGCCACCTCGATGACCGCCGCCACCGCCGAGCGGGTCGGCGCCACCCCCGAGGACCACCAGGCCGAGGTCGCGGGCCGCACCCCGCTGCGCCGGGTCGGCCGCCCGGAGGAGGTCGCCGCCGTGGTCGCCTTCCTGGCCAGCGAGGACGCCGCCTACGTCAGCGGTCAGACCCTGTACGTCAACGGCGGCGCCCGGTAG
- a CDS encoding TetR/AcrR family transcriptional regulator codes for MARPRTPLLSRDRIIAAALALVDAEGLPALSTRRLAAELSVSGPSLYNHFATKDDLLDAVVDSVMGEVDLTMFDAPDDWRTALHAWARSYRAALTAHPHLVPVLAQGPGRRPNALRLADAVFGCLVDAGWPRGQATRIGALMRYFVTGSALGSFAAGFPDDAALYATADYPHLGDAHRLAEHRRTIDEGAFTTGLDALLDGLDLRYRRLP; via the coding sequence ATCGCCCGACCCCGCACCCCCCTGCTCAGCCGGGACCGCATCATCGCCGCCGCCCTCGCCCTGGTCGACGCCGAGGGCCTGCCCGCCCTCTCCACCCGCCGCCTGGCCGCCGAACTCTCGGTCAGTGGCCCCTCGCTGTACAACCACTTCGCCACCAAGGACGACCTGCTCGACGCCGTCGTCGACAGTGTGATGGGCGAGGTCGACCTCACCATGTTCGACGCGCCGGACGACTGGCGCACCGCCCTGCACGCCTGGGCCCGCTCCTACCGCGCCGCCCTCACCGCCCACCCCCACCTCGTCCCGGTCCTCGCCCAGGGCCCCGGCCGCCGCCCCAACGCCCTGCGGCTGGCCGACGCCGTCTTCGGCTGCCTGGTCGACGCCGGCTGGCCCCGCGGCCAGGCCACCCGGATCGGCGCCCTGATGCGCTACTTCGTCACCGGCTCCGCCCTCGGCTCCTTCGCGGCCGGCTTCCCCGACGACGCCGCCCTCTACGCCACCGCCGACTACCCCCACCTCGGCGACGCCCACCGCCTCGCCGAACACCGCCGCACCATCGACGAGGGCGCCTTCACCACCGGCCTCGACGCCCTCCTCGACGGCCTCGACCTGCGCTACCGCCGCCTGCCCTGA
- a CDS encoding phosphotransferase family protein, with translation MTEQRTATVVVEWRGELLGAVGPFAAQSPYWAQIGEVAAAASRAAGVPLAVLRLLSVAGGEGGRGGGAVYLAVASGRPTGALAASPVLPDAGHPLRLRWASADGLAAEWAWADGKLASLGRSRSGPVEQVRSWNLSALSRFPTADGPVWLKSTPPFAVPEAAVIARVERARPGLAPRVLAADGRRVLLADVPGVDCWGAPEDGMLEVVDRWAAAQAALAADGPGELADCSPAALAERFPALLERLRPDLSGPEYAQARELAGQLPALAGELASCGLPLTLVHGDFHPGNWRFDGGRTTVLDFSDAAWGHPALDGLRPQPFLSPERWADVRARWVDAWRGLLPGCDPERALELAPPLVHVHFALRYQEFLDGIEPSEHPYHAGDPADEVRRALRAAAAR, from the coding sequence ATGACTGAGCAGCGGACGGCGACCGTCGTGGTCGAGTGGCGGGGCGAACTCCTGGGGGCGGTGGGCCCGTTCGCGGCGCAGTCGCCGTACTGGGCGCAGATCGGCGAGGTGGCCGCGGCGGCGTCGCGGGCCGCGGGGGTGCCGCTGGCGGTGCTGCGGCTGCTGTCGGTGGCGGGCGGCGAGGGCGGCCGGGGCGGCGGGGCGGTGTACCTGGCGGTGGCGTCCGGGCGTCCGACGGGCGCGCTGGCCGCGAGCCCGGTGCTGCCGGACGCCGGGCACCCGCTGCGGCTGCGGTGGGCGTCGGCGGACGGGCTGGCCGCGGAATGGGCTTGGGCGGACGGCAAGTTGGCGTCGCTGGGCCGGTCCAGGAGCGGCCCGGTGGAGCAGGTGCGCAGCTGGAACCTGTCGGCGCTGTCGCGTTTCCCGACCGCGGACGGCCCGGTGTGGCTGAAGAGCACGCCGCCGTTCGCGGTGCCGGAGGCGGCGGTGATCGCCCGGGTGGAGCGGGCCCGGCCGGGGCTGGCGCCGCGGGTGCTGGCCGCCGACGGGCGGCGGGTGCTGCTGGCGGACGTGCCGGGCGTGGACTGCTGGGGCGCGCCGGAGGACGGCATGCTGGAGGTGGTCGACCGCTGGGCGGCCGCGCAGGCGGCGCTCGCGGCGGACGGCCCCGGCGAGTTGGCGGACTGCTCGCCGGCCGCGCTCGCGGAGCGCTTCCCGGCGCTGCTGGAGCGGCTGCGCCCCGACCTGTCGGGGCCGGAGTACGCGCAGGCCCGGGAGCTGGCCGGGCAGTTGCCCGCGCTCGCCGGCGAACTCGCCTCCTGCGGGCTGCCGTTGACGCTGGTGCACGGCGACTTCCACCCGGGGAACTGGCGCTTCGACGGCGGGCGGACGACCGTCCTGGACTTCTCGGACGCGGCCTGGGGCCACCCGGCCCTGGACGGCCTGCGGCCGCAGCCGTTCCTCTCCCCCGAACGCTGGGCGGACGTCCGCGCCCGCTGGGTCGACGCCTGGCGCGGGCTGCTGCCCGGCTGCGACCCGGAACGGGCCCTGGAGCTGGCGCCGCCGCTGGTGCACGTGCACTTCGCGCTGCGCTACCAGGAGTTCCTGGACGGCATCGAACCGAGCGAGCACCCGTACCACGCGGGCGACCCGGCCGACGAGGTGCGGCGGGCGCTGCGGGCGGCGGCGGCCCGGTGA
- the egtC gene encoding ergothioneine biosynthesis protein EgtC — protein sequence MCRHFAYLGRPVPIRSVLLDPPYGLLRQSWAPRLQRYGTVNADGYGVGWYAAGDERPARYRREGPIWADGDLADLARVVSSHAVLGAVRSATPGCAAGPQAAAPFAAGRWLFSHNGALPGWPRSFAPLAELLPATELLEVEARTDSALLWALALNRLRAGVELGKALAEVCLLTAELSDARVNLLATDGSSLAATVWGDTLFQRRDPDGSVLLASEPFDDGPGWSEVPDRTLLVADAAGSSLTPLAPVGPRTREDAPR from the coding sequence ATGTGCCGCCACTTCGCCTACCTGGGGCGGCCGGTGCCGATCCGCTCGGTCCTGCTCGATCCGCCGTACGGGCTGCTGCGCCAGTCCTGGGCGCCCCGGCTGCAGCGCTACGGCACCGTCAACGCGGACGGCTACGGCGTCGGCTGGTACGCGGCCGGGGACGAGCGCCCGGCCCGCTACCGGCGGGAGGGCCCGATCTGGGCCGACGGCGACCTCGCCGACCTGGCCCGGGTGGTCAGCTCGCACGCCGTGCTCGGCGCCGTCCGCTCCGCCACCCCCGGCTGCGCCGCCGGGCCGCAGGCCGCCGCCCCGTTCGCCGCCGGGCGCTGGCTGTTCAGCCACAACGGCGCGCTGCCCGGCTGGCCCCGCTCCTTCGCCCCGCTGGCCGAACTGCTGCCCGCCACCGAGCTGTTGGAGGTCGAGGCGCGCACCGACTCGGCCCTGCTGTGGGCGCTGGCGCTGAACCGGCTGCGCGCGGGCGTCGAACTCGGCAAGGCGCTCGCCGAAGTCTGCCTGCTGACCGCCGAGTTGTCCGACGCCCGGGTCAACCTGCTGGCCACCGACGGCAGTTCGCTGGCCGCCACGGTGTGGGGCGACACCCTGTTCCAGCGCCGCGACCCGGACGGCTCCGTGCTGCTCGCCTCCGAGCCCTTCGACGACGGGCCCGGCTGGTCCGAAGTCCCCGACCGCACCCTGCTGGTGGCCGACGCGGCCGGCAGCTCGCTGACCCCGCTGGCCCCCGTCGGGCCGCGCACCCGAGAGGACGCCCCGCGATGA
- a CDS encoding thiolase family protein, which translates to MLPVFIAAARRTPIGRLRGALSAVRPDDLSAAVLRGLLDSVPALDPARIDDVYWGAANQAGEDNRNLARMAVLLAGLPEGVPGATVNRLCASGMEAVTTAARAIGSGEADVVVAGGCESMSRAPFVLPRPDEALPHRMETFDTRLGWRLTNPRMRELHGVLSMGETAEEVAARYGIGREAQDAFALRSHRLAAAAREAGHFDAELLPVARPDGALVERDESIRPDTTAQKLAALKPVFRPGGTVTAGNASPMNDGAAALLLVSERALSELGLEPLGRYVAGASAGVHPDVMGIGPVPATRRVLERSGWKLAELETAEFNEAFAAQALASVGELGIDPELVNPSGGAIALGHPLGCSGARILTTLLHRMRRTGARRGLATMCVGVGQGSAVLVERD; encoded by the coding sequence GTGCTTCCGGTCTTCATCGCCGCCGCCCGCCGCACCCCGATCGGTCGGCTGCGCGGCGCGCTGTCCGCCGTCCGGCCCGACGACCTGTCGGCGGCCGTGCTGCGCGGACTGCTCGACTCGGTGCCCGCGCTGGACCCGGCGCGGATCGACGACGTGTACTGGGGCGCCGCCAACCAGGCCGGCGAGGACAACCGCAACCTGGCCCGGATGGCCGTGCTGCTGGCCGGGCTGCCCGAGGGCGTGCCGGGCGCGACCGTCAACCGGCTGTGCGCGTCCGGGATGGAGGCCGTCACCACGGCGGCCCGGGCGATCGGCTCCGGCGAGGCGGACGTCGTCGTGGCGGGCGGCTGCGAGTCGATGAGCCGCGCCCCGTTCGTGCTGCCCCGCCCGGACGAGGCGCTGCCGCACCGGATGGAGACCTTCGACACCCGGCTCGGCTGGCGCCTGACCAACCCGCGGATGCGCGAACTGCACGGCGTGCTGTCGATGGGCGAGACCGCCGAGGAGGTCGCCGCCCGGTACGGCATCGGCCGCGAGGCGCAGGACGCGTTCGCGCTGCGCAGCCACCGACTGGCCGCCGCCGCCCGGGAGGCGGGGCACTTCGACGCCGAACTGCTGCCCGTCGCCCGCCCGGACGGGGCTCTGGTGGAGCGCGACGAGTCGATCCGGCCGGACACCACCGCCCAGAAGCTGGCCGCCCTCAAGCCGGTGTTCCGCCCCGGCGGGACCGTCACCGCGGGCAACGCCTCGCCGATGAACGACGGCGCGGCGGCGCTGCTGCTGGTCAGCGAACGGGCGCTTTCGGAGCTGGGGTTGGAGCCGCTGGGCCGGTACGTGGCGGGGGCGTCGGCGGGCGTGCACCCGGACGTGATGGGCATCGGGCCGGTGCCGGCCACCCGGCGGGTGCTGGAGCGCTCCGGCTGGAAGCTCGCCGAGCTGGAGACCGCCGAGTTCAACGAGGCGTTCGCGGCCCAGGCCCTGGCCTCGGTGGGCGAGTTGGGGATCGACCCGGAGCTGGTCAACCCCTCCGGCGGGGCGATCGCGCTGGGCCACCCGCTGGGCTGCTCGGGTGCCCGGATCCTCACCACCCTGCTGCACCGGATGCGCCGCACCGGCGCCCGGCGCGGCCTGGCCACCATGTGCGTGGGCGTCGGCCAGGGCTCCGCCGTGCTGGTCGAACGCGACTGA
- a CDS encoding S66 family peptidase — protein sequence MSDQPTYPPKPRPGDRIAVVSPGFAGPGAFPLPHELGLRRLREEFGLEPVEYPATRKLGATPAERAADLHAAFADPTVTAVMATLGGDDQITVVPHLDAELIRANPKPFFGYSDNTNLLDFLHRQGIVAYHGAAVMTQLGRPHAVHPLTAASLRAALFDSGPYELTAATEASTVLGRWEDEATFAREPASEPVTGWHWHRPDRVVEGTAWGGNLEILHWMAAADRLRPAAEHAGGVLFLETSEELPSATEVFRMLRNLGERGLLRQFPALLVGRAMAWTFEHPHDTGARARYRADQRAAVLRALDAYAPDTMAVFDVDLGHTEPQLVIPYGGSVRVDGPARRITVTY from the coding sequence ATGTCAGACCAGCCGACGTACCCGCCCAAGCCCCGGCCCGGCGACCGGATCGCGGTCGTCTCGCCCGGCTTCGCCGGCCCGGGCGCCTTCCCGCTCCCGCACGAACTCGGACTGCGCCGCCTGCGCGAGGAGTTCGGCCTGGAGCCGGTCGAGTACCCCGCCACCCGCAAGCTCGGCGCCACCCCCGCCGAGCGCGCCGCCGACCTGCACGCCGCGTTCGCCGACCCGACGGTCACCGCCGTCATGGCCACCCTCGGCGGCGACGACCAGATCACCGTCGTCCCGCACCTGGACGCCGAGCTGATCCGGGCCAACCCCAAGCCCTTCTTCGGCTACAGCGACAACACCAACCTGCTCGACTTCCTGCACCGCCAGGGCATCGTCGCCTACCACGGCGCCGCCGTCATGACCCAGCTCGGCCGCCCGCACGCCGTCCACCCGCTCACCGCCGCCTCGCTGCGCGCCGCCCTGTTCGACAGCGGTCCGTACGAGCTCACCGCCGCCACCGAGGCCAGTACCGTGCTGGGCCGCTGGGAGGACGAGGCCACCTTCGCGCGGGAGCCGGCGAGCGAACCCGTCACCGGCTGGCACTGGCACCGCCCCGACCGGGTCGTCGAGGGCACCGCCTGGGGCGGCAACCTGGAGATCCTGCACTGGATGGCCGCCGCGGACCGGCTCCGTCCCGCCGCCGAGCACGCCGGCGGCGTGCTGTTCCTCGAGACCTCCGAGGAACTGCCCAGCGCCACCGAGGTGTTCCGGATGCTGCGCAACCTCGGCGAACGCGGCCTGCTGCGGCAGTTCCCGGCCCTGCTGGTCGGGCGCGCCATGGCCTGGACCTTCGAACACCCCCACGACACCGGGGCCCGCGCCCGCTACCGCGCCGACCAGCGCGCCGCCGTCCTGCGCGCCCTGGACGCCTACGCCCCCGACACCATGGCCGTCTTCGACGTCGACCTCGGCCACACCGAACCGCAACTCGTCATCCCGTACGGCGGTTCGGTCCGGGTCGACGGTCCGGCCCGCCGGATCACCGTCACCTACTGA
- a CDS encoding DUF3592 domain-containing protein: MNWTDAAAGTAIGAAGLLLAALGTALAVQRLRHDARLRRLRAHGLTAEAEVLETYTSTHRHTETRQVHTDRRAVLGFRTADHLPVRVEDDGDTPRAVGDRIEVRYLPGRPEDALPADTVDRPRHVAALGALTGAAALLLAGALVAAFGTALATGGDLF; the protein is encoded by the coding sequence ATGAACTGGACGGACGCGGCGGCCGGCACGGCGATCGGCGCCGCAGGACTGCTGCTCGCCGCCCTCGGCACCGCCCTCGCCGTCCAACGGCTGCGCCACGACGCCCGGCTGCGCCGCCTGCGCGCCCACGGCCTCACCGCCGAGGCCGAAGTCCTGGAGACGTACACCAGCACCCACCGGCACACCGAGACCCGGCAGGTCCACACCGACCGGCGCGCCGTCCTCGGCTTCCGCACCGCCGACCACCTGCCCGTCCGGGTCGAGGACGACGGCGACACCCCGCGCGCCGTCGGCGACCGGATCGAGGTCCGCTACCTGCCCGGCCGCCCCGAGGACGCCCTCCCCGCCGACACCGTCGACCGGCCCCGCCACGTCGCCGCCCTCGGCGCCCTCACCGGCGCGGCGGCGCTCCTGCTGGCCGGAGCGCTGGTCGCCGCCTTCGGCACGGCCCTCGCCACCGGCGGCGACCTGTTCTGA
- the egtB gene encoding ergothioneine biosynthesis protein EgtB, whose product MLNADRTDPALLRDLIAVELLAARERTGQLTEAVDDAELVAQHSPLMSPLVWDLAHIGNQEELWLLRNVGGRDPMHPEIDPLYDAFEHPRAERPRLPLLPPAEARAYAHEVRGRVLDLLAASPLEGAPLLDAGFAFGMIAQHEQQHDETMLITHQLRTGPAVLDAPPPPAATGPLPAEVLVPAGPFTMGTDTEPWALDNERPAHQVELPAFWLDTTPVSAGAYQRFLADGGYRDPRWWTPEGWAHRMSAGLEAPLFWEQDGGQWLRRRFGRLEPVPADEPVLHVSWYEADAYARWAGRRLPTEAEWEKAARHDPATGRSRRFPWGDSSPGPEHANLGQRHLRPAPVGAYPEGEAPCGARQLIGDVWEWTASDFTGYPGFTAWPYREYSEVFFGPEHKVLRGGSFAVAPVACRGTFRNWDYPVRRQIFSGFRTARDAEPRTGAGA is encoded by the coding sequence GTGCTGAACGCCGACCGGACCGACCCCGCCCTGCTGCGCGACCTGATCGCCGTCGAACTGCTCGCCGCCCGGGAGCGCACCGGGCAGCTCACCGAGGCCGTCGACGACGCCGAACTCGTCGCCCAGCACTCGCCGTTGATGTCGCCGCTGGTGTGGGACCTGGCGCACATCGGCAACCAGGAGGAGCTGTGGCTGCTGCGCAACGTCGGCGGCCGCGACCCGATGCACCCGGAGATCGACCCGCTGTACGACGCCTTCGAGCACCCGCGGGCCGAGCGCCCCCGGCTGCCGCTGCTGCCGCCCGCCGAGGCCCGCGCCTACGCGCACGAGGTTCGCGGCCGGGTGCTGGACCTGCTGGCCGCCTCCCCGCTGGAGGGCGCGCCGCTGCTGGACGCCGGGTTCGCCTTCGGCATGATCGCCCAGCACGAGCAGCAGCACGACGAGACCATGCTGATCACCCACCAGCTGCGCACCGGCCCGGCCGTGCTGGACGCCCCGCCGCCGCCCGCCGCCACCGGCCCGCTGCCCGCCGAGGTCCTGGTCCCCGCCGGGCCGTTCACCATGGGCACCGACACCGAGCCGTGGGCGCTGGACAACGAGCGCCCCGCCCACCAGGTCGAGCTGCCCGCGTTCTGGCTGGACACCACGCCCGTCTCGGCCGGCGCCTACCAGCGCTTCCTGGCCGACGGCGGCTACCGGGACCCGCGCTGGTGGACGCCCGAGGGCTGGGCGCACCGGATGTCGGCCGGCCTGGAGGCGCCGCTGTTCTGGGAGCAGGACGGCGGCCAGTGGCTGCGCCGCCGCTTCGGCCGCCTCGAACCCGTCCCGGCGGACGAGCCGGTGCTGCACGTCAGCTGGTACGAGGCCGACGCGTACGCCCGGTGGGCGGGGCGGCGGCTGCCGACCGAGGCCGAGTGGGAGAAGGCCGCCCGGCACGACCCGGCCACCGGCCGCTCCCGGCGCTTCCCGTGGGGCGACTCCTCCCCCGGCCCCGAGCACGCCAACCTGGGCCAGCGGCACCTGCGCCCGGCCCCGGTCGGCGCCTACCCGGAGGGCGAAGCGCCGTGCGGGGCAAGGCAGTTGATCGGCGACGTGTGGGAGTGGACGGCCAGCGACTTCACCGGCTACCCGGGGTTCACGGCCTGGCCGTACCGGGAGTACTCGGAGGTGTTCTTCGGCCCCGAGCACAAGGTGCTGCGCGGCGGCTCGTTCGCGGTCGCCCCGGTCGCCTGCCGGGGCACCTTCCGCAACTGGGACTACCCGGTGCGGCGGCAGATCTTCTCCGGCTTCCGCACCGCGCGCGACGCCGAGCCCCGGACGGGAGCCGGGGCCTGA
- a CDS encoding acyl-CoA dehydrogenase family protein → MDLELTEEQAAVRELAAAFTDREIVPFAAEWDRAESIDLGIIGKLGDLGFLGLTLPEEYGGSGGDHLAYCLVLEELGRGDSSVRGVVSVTLGLVAKSVNAFGTEEQKRQWLPRLCSGEALGCFALTEPGTGSDAANLTTRAERDGEDWLISGAKMFITNGTWADVALVFARTGGPGHRGVTAFLVPTDAPGFERRLVHGKLGLRGQATAELSFDRVRVPDGARLGEVGKGFTVAMAALAKGRMSVAAGCVGIAQAALDAAVRYAGEREQFGKPIAAHQLVQELLADIAVDVDAARLLTWRVADLIDRGQPFATESSVAKLYASEAAVRCANNALQVFGGYGFIDEYPVGKYLRDARVMTLYEGTSQIHKLLIGRSLTGVNAF, encoded by the coding sequence ATGGACCTGGAACTGACCGAGGAGCAGGCCGCCGTACGGGAGCTGGCCGCCGCCTTCACCGACCGGGAGATCGTGCCGTTCGCGGCCGAGTGGGACCGGGCGGAGTCGATCGACCTGGGCATCATCGGGAAGCTCGGCGACCTGGGCTTCCTCGGGCTGACCCTGCCGGAGGAGTACGGCGGCAGCGGCGGCGACCACCTGGCGTACTGCCTGGTGCTGGAGGAGCTGGGCCGCGGCGACTCCTCGGTGCGCGGCGTGGTGTCGGTGACGCTGGGGCTGGTCGCCAAGTCGGTCAACGCGTTCGGCACCGAGGAGCAGAAGCGGCAGTGGCTGCCCCGGCTGTGCTCGGGCGAGGCGCTGGGCTGCTTCGCGCTGACCGAGCCCGGCACCGGCTCGGACGCCGCCAACCTGACCACCCGGGCCGAGCGCGACGGCGAGGACTGGCTGATCTCCGGCGCGAAGATGTTCATCACCAACGGGACGTGGGCGGACGTCGCCCTGGTCTTCGCCCGCACCGGCGGACCCGGGCACCGCGGCGTCACCGCCTTCCTGGTCCCCACCGACGCGCCGGGCTTCGAACGGCGGCTGGTGCACGGCAAGTTGGGTCTGCGCGGGCAGGCCACCGCCGAGCTCTCCTTCGACCGGGTCCGCGTCCCGGACGGCGCCCGGCTCGGCGAGGTCGGCAAGGGCTTCACGGTGGCGATGGCGGCCCTGGCCAAGGGCCGGATGTCGGTCGCGGCGGGCTGCGTGGGCATCGCGCAGGCCGCGCTGGACGCGGCGGTGCGCTACGCCGGGGAGCGCGAGCAGTTCGGAAAGCCCATCGCCGCGCACCAGTTGGTGCAGGAGCTGCTGGCCGACATCGCCGTCGACGTGGACGCGGCCCGGCTGCTGACCTGGCGGGTCGCCGACCTGATCGACCGCGGACAGCCGTTCGCCACCGAGTCCTCGGTCGCCAAGCTGTACGCCTCCGAGGCGGCGGTGCGCTGCGCCAACAACGCGCTGCAGGTGTTCGGCGGGTACGGCTTCATCGACGAGTACCCGGTCGGCAAGTACCTGCGCGACGCCCGGGTGATGACCCTGTACGAGGGCACCAGCCAGATCCACAAGCTGCTCATCGGACGCTCGCTGACCGGCGTCAACGCGTTCTGA